One stretch of Cyclopterus lumpus isolate fCycLum1 chromosome 10, fCycLum1.pri, whole genome shotgun sequence DNA includes these proteins:
- the hrh2a gene encoding histamine receptor H2a, with protein MLSQVMLGVTLSLLILLTVSGNVLVCLAVCASRRLRCLTNCFIVSLAVTDLLLGLLVLPFSALLQLNNEWPLGPAFCNFYISMDVMLCTASILTLLAISVDRYLAVTMPLRYASLVLPWRVAVAMASVWTVSVAVSFLPIQMGWNTVNGTVQNYGPWAPEGKCRFELNRPYVLTDSLLTFYLPLVAMCWTYLRILRIARAQAKRIISARPTCITSYNCRNNPSTSTTVVSSVTAVALREHKATVTLAAVIGAFVVCWLPYFILFTVLGLNEHPDPSTVPEYPIVLWLGYTNSALNPILYGALNRDFRSAYTHLLRCRWPTYGGWMSRQPSPILTAVRYQLTEVTLLCGHTPVTCRAGQTDQNLMPQEMNSRTATATIQFANGTNVTDVNGNERRCRAQNK; from the exons ATGTTGTCACAAGTGATGCTGGGTGTCACCCTgtccctcctcatccttctgACTGTCAGCGGTAACGTGCTGGTGTGCCTGGCTGTCTGCGCCTCCCGACGCCTCCGCTGCCTCACCAACTGCTTCATCGTGTCGCTGGCTGTGACAGACTTGCTGCTCGGCCTCTTGGTCCTCCCTTTCTCCGCCCTCCTGCAGCTCAACAACGAGTGGCCGCTCGGCCCGGCCTTCTGCAACTTCTACATCTCCATGGATGTCATGCTGTGCACCGCCTCCATCCTCACCCTCCTGGCCATCAGCGTGGACCGCTACCTGGCAGTGACCATGCCTCTGAGATACGCCTCACTGGTGTTGCCATGGAGAGTTGCTGTGGCCATGGCCAGTGTTTGGACAGTGTCTGTGGCGGTGTCTTTCTTGCCCATCCAAATGGGGTGGAACACTGTTAATGGCACAGTGCAGAACTACGGTCCCTGGGCTCCCGAGGGAAAATGCCGTTTTGAGCTGAACAGGCCCTACGTACTGACAGACTCTCTTCTTACTTTCTACCTGCCTCTGGTGGCTATGTGCTGGACGTACCTACGAATACTACGCATTGCACGGGCACAGGCCAAACGCATTATCAGTGCCCGACCCACTTGCATCACAAGCTACAACTGCAGGAACAATCCTTCCACCAGTACCACTGTGGTTTCCAGCGTAACAGCAGTGGCTCTGCGAGAGCACAAAGCCACAGTGACACTGGCAGCTGTGATCGGGGCTTTTGTGGTGTGTTGGCTGCCGTACTTCATCCTGTTCACAGTGTTGGGCCTAAATGAGCATCCAGACCCAAGCACAGTACCAGAATACCCCATTGTGTTGTGGCTAGGTTACACCAACTCAGCACTCAACCCTATTCTCTATGGGGCCCTCAACAGGGACTTCAGGTCAGCCTACACCCATCTACTGAGATGTCGATGGCCTACTTACGGTGGGTGGATGAGCCGGCAGCCGTCTCCTATTCTAACAGCAG TCAGATACCAGCTGACAGAGGTGACGCTGCTGTGTGGCCACACCCCTGTCACATGCAGGGCAGGTCAAACAGACCAAAACTTAATGCCTCAAGAAATGAACAGCAGGACAGCCACAGCAACTATCCAATTTGCAAACGGCACTAATGTTACAGATGTCAACGGCAATGAAAG ACGATGTCGGGCCCAGAACAAATGA